The stretch of DNA taaaatatgttaattttgaGGATAAAGGAACATATACATGTGAAGCATCAAATGGTGTTGGTAAAGCAGCAAGtcattcaattgatttaacaGTACAAGCTGTACCATATTTTACTGTTGAGCCAGATGTTATTAATGCTGCTGAAGATGAAACAATAACATTTAGATGTGAAGCTGGTGGTGTACCACAACCAGAAATTAAATGGATACATAATGGTAAACCATTATCAGAAGCACCACCAAATTCAAGACGTAAAGTaacaacaaattcaataactattgaaaaattaattaaaacagaTACTGGAAATTATGGTTGTAATGCAACAAATTCAATTGGTTATGTTTATAAAGATGTTTATGTTAATGTATTGGCACTTGCACCAGAAATAACACAAGCACCAATTGATGTAGCAACTGTTGATGGTAAAACAATTGTCATGACATGTCGTGTATTTGGTGCACCAAAACCAGCAGTTAAATGGATACGTAATGGACAAGAACTAACTGGTGGACGTTATATAACTCAAGATAATggtgatttaaatattgaaaaagttatatttttagatgCTGGTGAGTATACATGTCAtgcatcaaataaatttggtGAAGTTAAAGAAAAAGCAGTTTTAACtgttaaagaaaaaactaaaataactGATGAACCAGAAAATTATGAAGTTGCTGCTGGTGCACAAGCAACATTTCGTTGTAATGCTGTTGCTGATTCAACATTaacattatcaattgattgGTTAAGTAATGGTGAAccaattgattttgaaaatgagCCACGTTTTGTATTAGCATCTGATTCTTCATTATCAATAACTAAAACAACTGAACTTGATTCTGGTACATATACATGTGTTGCACGTACTGAACTTGATGAAGCTAAAGCATTTGCAACATTAACTGTACAAGATGTACCAAATGCACCAGTATTACAAAATACAGATTGTCAAGCAAAAAGTGCAACTTTACAATGGTCACCAATGGGTGATAATCGTTCACCAATATTACGTTATTCAATACATTATAATACATCATTTACACCAGATTCATGGGAACTAATTAATGACAATGTACCAGCAACTGAACAATCATATGATATACAAATGACACCATGGGCAAATTATACATTCCGTGTTATTGCACATAATAAAATTGGACCATCAACACCATCATCACACAGTATTGTATGTACAACACAACCAGATGTTCCATATAAAAATCCATCAAATGTCATGGGTAACGGAACAAATCCACAAAATCTTGTAATAAGTTGGACAATAATGCCACAAATTGAACATCATGCACCACGTTTTAAGTATCGTGTACAATGGCATCGTGATATACCTGGTGAAAAATGGGAAATGAAAGAAATTGATGATTGGCGAACAAGTCGTTATCAAATTGATAATCAACCGACATATCAACGTTATAAAATACGTGTTGTTGCTATTAATGAAAAAGGTGAATCACGTGTTACACcaagtattattattggttATTCTGGTGAGGATCAACCAACACAAGCACCTggtaatttaacaattgttgatgtaatatcatcaacaacagctaAACTATCATGGACACCAGTTAGTGAAAATTCAGTACGTGGTGAATTGCGtggttataaaatacaaacatgGACTGATAAAGATGGTGAAGAGGGTATGCGTGAAATAACAATTGCCGGTGGTAATACAACAAAAgctgatattgataaatttgtacCATTTAGTAAAAATTGGGTTAGAATAATGGCATATAATGGAAGATACAATGGTCCAACATCTGAGTTAGTTAGTTTTAATACACCTGAGGGTGTACCTGGTACTGTATTGAGTCTTGATGCATCACCAATGGGTTCAAGTGCATTTTATTTACGCTGGACAAAACCAGCTGAGCTTAATGGTATATTGACTGGTTAtagaatatattatcaaattgttgATGGTACATCACTTGGTTTATTACTTGAACGACAACCACATGTTTATGATCCTGAAATAACAAGTGCTAAACTTGCTAGTCTTGCACCAAATACAAAATATCGTGTTCATGTACGTGCAACAACTGAAGCTGGTGAGGGAgctgatttttatattgaagaaACAACTCGACATTCACAAAAACCAGATACACCAAGATTTGAATGGGGAAGTATGCCAATGAAAAATGGATATTCAAATGTCAAGTTAACTTGGATACCAAATTTGGCTGGTTATCCTGGTAGTCATTTCTTTGCAAAATACAAGCTGAGAGATGAAACTATTTGGCAAGAAAGTGATCCAGAATTACAGGGTACTGAGTTGGTATTAACTGGCTTGGCAAGTGGTGAAAAATTCTTGATGGCtattgttgctgttgatggTGATTATTTATCAGAGAGtcaaatacaagaaattgaaACGACAAATGAAGATCCAATTATTGAAGCTAAAGAAAATGTTGCAACGGCTGGATGGTTTATTGGAATGATGTTGGCAATTGCATTTCTATTGATGGTACTAATAATTGTATGTGTTATAAAACGTAATCGTGGTGGTAAATATGCTGTTCATGAGCGTGAATTAGCAGCTGGACGAGGTGATTACGATGAGGGTGGTTTTCACGAGTATTCACAACCACTTGATACAAAATCAGCTGGTGGAAGAGCATCACAAGCTTCATCATCACATCAAGATCATAAAAATCCAGAGTCTGATACTGACTCTATGGCTGAATATGGCGAGGGTGATACTGgtaagttattttaaaatactatacaaacaaaatttaatcacTCACTCAAAATAGGCACTGGCTTTTAGTAAAAATTTCACATGACAAAGTCCATTATGTTAATTACCCTTTGCTTTGCATccacttgtatttatttaatgtctgtatattgtagattttttttattatttaacttgacGTCatgtatattatcaaatataaacagCGAATGGCTATTTAAAAACCAgcatattgttaaatttaattttaattattatttatttatttatcatttgtttattttttgtttgttttttgtttgttttattatttgtgttCGTTTGTGACCATTGTGTGAGCAGAAGGTATGGCTGAAGATGGATCATTTATTGGTCAATATGGTCgacaaaaaaaaccagaacCAAATGCACAAGCATATGCGACCCTGGTCTGAGTTTGACATCAGGTAGGACATTATCAGCTTTATttacacaaattattattattattattatttaacctAATATATTCATCAACTCAATCAAGGACATGGTATTTTATTTgcttcaactattttttactatatatcaataataaatttattcattttctattttaacaaCAGGACGTTTTACGGAGGATGGATCATTCATTGGACAGTATGGACCCAAAGCTAGACCAGACGAGACTCCATCACTTAATGCTGGTTCATTGGCAACTTATGTGTAAGATCATcatgtcaatttattcatcgtaatttaaaaaaagcttctttttctttttttttattcattcaataattaaatcaacatcttgtctgaaaaaataattaaattaatcttgCGCCGGGCGTAAATTCAAACACTCTACtgccattttaaaatatgtttcATTTGGGTtttattacttaaaaaaaaaaatataatataatactgacaatataaattcaatcaaataataaaatttggataatcaaaaaaattttttaataatacatttttcaaGAGATCGTTTGTTAACTGCacgacaatttattattattattttttttctatttaaaaattaataattcaacagttCTTTTGActgcttatttttatttttttttaaatattccatCCGAGTGAATCCTCACGTGAGTTATAAAACCCAAAGATaaattagattattattattttttctttcaagacCGCAAGCTATCGATgaggcttaaaaaaaaaatcgaaaaaaaaataaaataatgatctTATTACTagtagaaatatataaaaaataaaatcatcatcggTAACGCTTTCTGAAGccttaaaattataataataataatatttatcatgtcATTGATTTTTGGCccagttaaaaaatttgttaaataatttttgaattttgacgTAACGCGTGAGCTTAAACACACAGGGTCAgtgattttaattgttgatttaaatataaattaataaaaattgaatttaatattggtAAAACAAGACTGCAATTATTATATGTTGATCATGTTACAACACTGACactattatttgatataaaaaaaaatgaataattttgttgaaaagtatttttctttttacataaaaaaaaatttcgacagTGGGCCaaattcaaatagaaaaagtaaataaaaaaaatatattacgtaCTATATAAACACacgagataaataaatatttaatgataattatgacaGAGAATTTTAACGACTACTCatgatgaaaattgaaatttaaacataataattaataaaaaaaaaatatat from Aphidius gifuensis isolate YNYX2018 linkage group LG4, ASM1490517v1, whole genome shotgun sequence encodes:
- the LOC122855899 gene encoding neuroglian isoform X2, translated to MKASIILIIAYSLCASASIQSPPRISKQPPTEELLFQVAQEGVKENDKPFLIECEAEGEPAPTYRWIKNGKKFEYQAYDNRILQQPGRGTLVISSPKNEDLGQYQCFAENEWGTATSNSVFVRKAELNSFKDDDEQSLSVNEGEPFKMTCQPPDGWPKPSVYWLIQDTGGIIKSINNSRMTLDPEGNLWFSNVTRNDASDDFYYACAASSLYRKEYKLGNRFLLNVISSAASANQNKVAPRLQYVSRKNEVALRSKKIELFCIYGGTPLPEIIWNKNGVRIKPSDRITHGNYGKSLIIKYVNFEDKGTYTCEASNGVGKAASHSIDLTVQAVPYFTVEPDVINAAEDETITFRCEAGGVPQPEIKWIHNGKPLSEAPPNSRRKVTTNSITIEKLIKTDTGNYGCNATNSIGYVYKDVYVNVLALAPEITQAPIDVATVDGKTIVMTCRVFGAPKPAVKWIRNGQELTGGRYITQDNGDLNIEKVIFLDAGEYTCHASNKFGEVKEKAVLTVKEKTKITDEPENYEVAAGAQATFRCNAVADSTLTLSIDWLSNGEPIDFENEPRFVLASDSSLSITKTTELDSGTYTCVARTELDEAKAFATLTVQDVPNAPVLQNTDCQAKSATLQWSPMGDNRSPILRYSIHYNTSFTPDSWELINDNVPATEQSYDIQMTPWANYTFRVIAHNKIGPSTPSSHSIVCTTQPDVPYKNPSNVMGNGTNPQNLVISWTIMPQIEHHAPRFKYRVQWHRDIPGEKWEMKEIDDWRTSRYQIDNQPTYQRYKIRVVAINEKGESRVTPSIIIGYSGEDQPTQAPGNLTIVDVISSTTAKLSWTPVSENSVRGELRGYKIQTWTDKDGEEGMREITIAGGNTTKADIDKFVPFSKNWVRIMAYNGRYNGPTSELVSFNTPEGVPGTVLSLDASPMGSSAFYLRWTKPAELNGILTGYRIYYQIVDGTSLGLLLERQPHVYDPEITSAKLASLAPNTKYRVHVRATTEAGEGADFYIEETTRHSQKPDTPRFEWGSMPMKNGYSNVKLTWIPNLAGYPGSHFFAKYKLRDETIWQESDPELQGTELVLTGLASGEKFLMAIVAVDGDYLSESQIQEIETTNEDPIIEAKENVATAGWFIGMMLAIAFLLMVLIIVCVIKRNRGGKYAVHERELAAGRGDYDEGGFHEYSQPLDTKSAGGRASQASSSHQDHKNPESDTDSMAEYGEGDTEGMAEDGSFIGQYGRQKKPEPNAQAYATLV
- the LOC122855899 gene encoding neuroglian isoform X1; this translates as MKASIILIIAYSLCASASIQSPPRISKQPPTEELLFQVAQEGVKENDKPFLIECEAEGEPAPTYRWIKNGKKFEYQAYDNRILQQPGRGTLVISSPKNEDLGQYQCFAENEWGTATSNSVFVRKAELNSFKDDDEQSLSVNEGEPFKMTCQPPDGWPKPSVYWLIQDTGGIIKSINNSRMTLDPEGNLWFSNVTRNDASDDFYYACAASSLYRKEYKLGNRFLLNVISSAASANQNKVAPRLQYVSRKNEVALRSKKIELFCIYGGTPLPEIIWNKNGVRIKPSDRITHGNYGKSLIIKYVNFEDKGTYTCEASNGVGKAASHSIDLTVQAVPYFTVEPDVINAAEDETITFRCEAGGVPQPEIKWIHNGKPLSEAPPNSRRKVTTNSITIEKLIKTDTGNYGCNATNSIGYVYKDVYVNVLALAPEITQAPIDVATVDGKTIVMTCRVFGAPKPAVKWIRNGQELTGGRYITQDNGDLNIEKVIFLDAGEYTCHASNKFGEVKEKAVLTVKEKTKITDEPENYEVAAGAQATFRCNAVADSTLTLSIDWLSNGEPIDFENEPRFVLASDSSLSITKTTELDSGTYTCVARTELDEAKAFATLTVQDVPNAPVLQNTDCQAKSATLQWSPMGDNRSPILRYSIHYNTSFTPDSWELINDNVPATEQSYDIQMTPWANYTFRVIAHNKIGPSTPSSHSIVCTTQPDVPYKNPSNVMGNGTNPQNLVISWTIMPQIEHHAPRFKYRVQWHRDIPGEKWEMKEIDDWRTSRYQIDNQPTYQRYKIRVVAINEKGESRVTPSIIIGYSGEDQPTQAPGNLTIVDVISSTTAKLSWTPVSENSVRGELRGYKIQTWTDKDGEEGMREITIAGGNTTKADIDKFVPFSKNWVRIMAYNGRYNGPTSELVSFNTPEGVPGTVLSLDASPMGSSAFYLRWTKPAELNGILTGYRIYYQIVDGTSLGLLLERQPHVYDPEITSAKLASLAPNTKYRVHVRATTEAGEGADFYIEETTRHSQKPDTPRFEWGSMPMKNGYSNVKLTWIPNLAGYPGSHFFAKYKLRDETIWQESDPELQGTELVLTGLASGEKFLMAIVAVDGDYLSESQIQEIETTNEDPIIEAKENVATAGWFIGMMLAIAFLLMVLIIVCVIKRNRGGKYAVHERELAAGRGDYDEGGFHEYSQPLDTKSAGGRASQASSSHQDHKNPESDTDSMAEYGEGDTGRFTEDGSFIGQYGPKARPDETPSLNAGSLATYV